One window of the Penaeus vannamei isolate JL-2024 chromosome 31, ASM4276789v1, whole genome shotgun sequence genome contains the following:
- the RpS3A gene encoding small ribosomal subunit protein eS1: MAVGKNKGLNKSGKKGSKKRVVDPFTRKDWYDVKSPALFTNRNVGKTLVNRTQGTKIASEGLKNRVFEVSLADLQNETDAERSFRKFRLIAEEVQGKNVLCNFHGFSLTTDKMRSMVKKWQTLIEGNTDVKTTDGYLLRVFCVAFTEKMASQTKKTAYAQHMQVKNIRRKMVDIITREVASSELKEVVNKLIPDTMADDIRKACNSIYPLKDVHIRKVKVLKKPRFDLGKLLEMHGESGKAIASGEDVGSRVDRPDNYEPPVQASV; the protein is encoded by the exons ATGGCTGTCGGGAAGAATAAGGGCCTGAACAAATCGGGCAAAAAGGGATCCAAGAAGAGGGT TGTCGACCCCTTCACCCGCAAGGACTGGTACGATGTGAAGTCCCCAGCGCTCTTCACCAACAGGAATGTTGGCAAAACCCTCGTCAACAGGACTCAGGGCACAA AAATTGCCTCTGAGGGTCTGAAGAATCGTGTGTTTGAGGTCTCCCTGGCTGATCTCCAGAATGAGACTGATGCTGAGAGGAGCTTCCGCAAGTTCCGCCTCATCGCTGAAGAGGTCCAGGGCAAGAATGTTCTTTGCAACTTCCATGGTTTCAGTCTGACCACTGACAAGATGAGGTCCATGGTCAAGAAGTGGCAG ACTCTGATTGAGGGCAACACTGATGTCAAGACCACCGACGGATACTTGCTCCGCGTCTTCTGCGTGGCTTTCACTGAAAAGATGGCTAGTCAGACAAAGAAGACTGCCTATGCCCAGCACATGCAGGTTAAGAACATCCGCAGGAAGATGGTAGACATTATCACCCGTGAAGTGGCCAGCAGTGAGCTGAAGGAAGTGGTAAACAAGCTCATCCCTGACACAATGGCTGATGATATCCGCAAGGCTTGCAACTCCATCTACCCCCTTAAAGATGTACACATTCGCAAG GTCAAGGTCCTGAAGAAGCCTCGTTTTGACCTTGGCAAGTTGCTGGAGATGCACGGCGAAAGCGGCAAGGCCATTGCCAGCGGTGAGGATGTTGGATCCAGGGTTGATCGCCCAGACAATTATGAGCCTCCAGTTCAAGCCAGTGTCTAA
- the LOC113802273 gene encoding transmembrane protein 192 isoform X1 yields the protein MGQRKNKHRADPKTLTMERQANTVEAGDFSINTVGGDQEKLIVGQEEHHYPLPVIPALYSKLLLLIILPAGAFLVPVVHTSNTGTDSFSALQYLHIIVWAVVMVLTWYVKAEHKKSRILGYHDFYNATRYLHRVTFYILSGGNVILIVIGCVVKDYCLGGSSDTCSLNLGLTPVNYQQVIFILEIFCAIPFVIKHIVEVVRFNLAGLPPDTLAEDVALRFTRPDSYVGVRGPSNLEWVLERQADLLQVLRHRNLILTQQVYALTHNDQQSQP from the exons ATGGGacagaggaaaaacaaacacagGGCAG ATCCTAAGACACTGACAATGGAACGGCAAGCAAACACTGTGGAAGCAGGGGATTTCAGTATTAATACTGTAGGAGGGGATCAAGAGAAGCTCATTGTGGGGCAGGAAGAGCATCACTACCCACTCCCTGTCATACCAGCTCTTTACAGCAAGTTATTGCTATTG ATCATTTTACCAGCTGGAGCATTTCTTGTCCCGGTCGTCCACACTTCAAATACTGGTACTGATTCATTTTCTGCCCTCCAGTACCTCCACATCATTGTGTGGGCTGTGGTTATG GTTCTTACTTGGTATGTAAAGGCAGAACACAAGAAATCAAGAATTCTTGGCTATCATGATTTCTACAATGCAACCCGATATCTACACAGAGTCACTTTTTACATTTTGAGTGGAG GAAATGTTATTTTGATAGTCATTGGTTGCGTTGTAAAAGACTATTGTCTGGGTGGAAGCTCAGACACTTGTAGTTTGAATCTTGGACTGACCCCTGTTAACTATCAGCAAGTGATTTTTATCCTGGAGATATTTTGTGCAATTCCCTTTGTCATCAAACACATAG tggAAGTTGTTCGTTTCAACCTTGCTGGACTACCCCCTGACACCCTAGCAGAAGATGTGGCTCTCAGATTCACACGCCCTGATTCCTATGTGGGAGTGCG GGGTCCGAGCAACTTAGAATGGGTGTTGGAGCGGCAAGCTGACCTACTCCAAGTCCTACGGCACAGGAACCTGATACTTACCCAGCAGGTGTATGCTCTCACACACAATGACCAGCAAAGTCAACCTTGA
- the LOC113802273 gene encoding transmembrane protein 192 isoform X2: protein MERQANTVEAGDFSINTVGGDQEKLIVGQEEHHYPLPVIPALYSKLLLLIILPAGAFLVPVVHTSNTGTDSFSALQYLHIIVWAVVMVLTWYVKAEHKKSRILGYHDFYNATRYLHRVTFYILSGGNVILIVIGCVVKDYCLGGSSDTCSLNLGLTPVNYQQVIFILEIFCAIPFVIKHIVEVVRFNLAGLPPDTLAEDVALRFTRPDSYVGVRGPSNLEWVLERQADLLQVLRHRNLILTQQVYALTHNDQQSQP from the exons ATGGAACGGCAAGCAAACACTGTGGAAGCAGGGGATTTCAGTATTAATACTGTAGGAGGGGATCAAGAGAAGCTCATTGTGGGGCAGGAAGAGCATCACTACCCACTCCCTGTCATACCAGCTCTTTACAGCAAGTTATTGCTATTG ATCATTTTACCAGCTGGAGCATTTCTTGTCCCGGTCGTCCACACTTCAAATACTGGTACTGATTCATTTTCTGCCCTCCAGTACCTCCACATCATTGTGTGGGCTGTGGTTATG GTTCTTACTTGGTATGTAAAGGCAGAACACAAGAAATCAAGAATTCTTGGCTATCATGATTTCTACAATGCAACCCGATATCTACACAGAGTCACTTTTTACATTTTGAGTGGAG GAAATGTTATTTTGATAGTCATTGGTTGCGTTGTAAAAGACTATTGTCTGGGTGGAAGCTCAGACACTTGTAGTTTGAATCTTGGACTGACCCCTGTTAACTATCAGCAAGTGATTTTTATCCTGGAGATATTTTGTGCAATTCCCTTTGTCATCAAACACATAG tggAAGTTGTTCGTTTCAACCTTGCTGGACTACCCCCTGACACCCTAGCAGAAGATGTGGCTCTCAGATTCACACGCCCTGATTCCTATGTGGGAGTGCG GGGTCCGAGCAACTTAGAATGGGTGTTGGAGCGGCAAGCTGACCTACTCCAAGTCCTACGGCACAGGAACCTGATACTTACCCAGCAGGTGTATGCTCTCACACACAATGACCAGCAAAGTCAACCTTGA